GACATGGAAAGGGATTGAGCCGAGCACCATGGAGCGTGATTTCACCGTGTATGCTCCTCTCGCGTGGAAGATCATCTCGATCAGCCCGTATTGGAAATATTTCTATTATGATGATATCGGGGCGAAAGATAGCGGTGAGATTGGAAGCAAATTCAGCCTCGATATGCCGCTCAAGCCAACCTTTACGTATAAGTATGACTATCGCTTTTACAAAGGGAGCTACTATGAGTGGGACATCTCCCACAATATTAATATTGCCTCGAACGGCGAACGACTCGCCATCTTGACCCCTTCAATGGCTTTGGGAATGGATGACCATAAGTATCAGCGCAATACCACGCTTACGCACATCGACTGGGGGCTGGAGCTGGGAGTACCGCTCAATCACCACATTATTGCGTGCGGCGTTATCCATTTCACGAAAAGCCTAACTCATGAGACTTATACCCCGGCTGTTGATATATTTGAAGACATCATACCGTGGGGTGGGCTCAAGATGACGATGCAGTTCTGAGAAAGGCAGGGGGCGGAAACAGAGTAAATTAACATATTTTTTATTCCTTCCTGCCACCTTTTTATTACCTATAGTCCGGCTATTGCCATAACATGATAATGTGAAATCAATTGACATAATCCAGGCGAGTTTCTATTTCGGAAGTCTGACAATACTTACGCCACTCCTAGGGTCGCACATATTCAGAGTGCTCGGTAGAGAGCGCAGGGATGTTGCTACTCCTTTCGCCAGGCTGGATAACGGCCTGCTGCGATTGGTCGGTGCCGACCCTTCTCACGAGATGACATGGAAAGAATACGCCCTCTCGCTACTCTCTTTCAATGGAATCGGCTTCCTATTTCTGTTAATCCTGCAGATGTTTCAAGCCGCCATGCCATTGAATCCTCAGAAATTGCCGGATGTGCCATTCTGGTTGGCCTTCAATACCGCGATCAGTTTCATAACGAACACAAACTGGCAGGCCTATTCCGGCGAGTCAGTCATGAGCTATCTCACGCAGATGGCGGGTTTGTGCGTGCAGAACTTCCTGAGCGCCGCCACGGGGATGGCCGTATTGCTGGCGCTCGCGCGCGGACTGAAGCGCCAGAGTGCAAAAACGGTGGGTAACTTCTGGGTTGATGTGACGAGGACTACAGTATATGTGCTGCTGCCTCTCTCAATTGTGCTTTCTGTCCTGTTGGTCGGTCAGGGGGTCGTCCAATCCCTGTCACCCTATATTTCTATCAAGACATTGGAAAGGGGCTCGCAGGTAATTCCACTTGGCCCTGCCGCCTCGCAAATCGCCATCAAGCAGCTGGGCACAAATGGCGGTGGATTCTTCGGAGTTAACAGTGCACACCCGTTTGAGAATCCTACCCCCTTTTCCAATTTTCTCGAGATGCTCGCCATTCTGCTAATCCCGGCCGCCTCCACATATATGTTTGGCCGGATGGTTGGCAGTCGCCGGCACGGTATGTGCCTGTTAGCGGCGATGCTCGCAATCCTCATGACGGGTCTCGGAGCGGCGTGGTGGTCGGAAACCCGTGTCAATCCGATAGTGCGAAATCCAGCGTGGCTGGAGGGCAAGGAGACAAGGTTTGGCGTGATGAACAGCATACTGTGGGGATGTGCGACGACTGCGGCATCGAATGGCTCCGTCAATGCGATGCACGACAGCATGTCGCCCCTCGCCGGCATGGTTCCAATGTTCAATATGATGCTTGGGGAGGTTGTTTTCGGCGGCGTTGGGGCGGGGCTCTACGGCATGGTGCTTTTTGTGATTCTGACCGTGTTTCTCACCGGCATCATGGTGGGACGCACCCCTGAATATCTCGGCAAGAAGATCGAGGCACGTGAGATGGTCTGGGCAATCATCGGTATTCTATTACCAAGCGCCATGATCCTGGCCGGTTCCGCCGTGGCATGCCTTTTACCGGAGGGGCGCTCCAGCGTGGCCAATGGAGGTCCGCATGGCTTGAGCGAGATTCTGTATGCGTTTACCTCGGCGTCGCAAAACAACGGGAGCGCATTTGCGGGGCTGAACGCCAACACTGTCTTCTATAACGGGGGGCTTGCGCTGGCGATGCTGATCGGTCGCTTCGGAGTGATCATCCCGGTTCTTGCGATTGCAGGCCTTCTGGTGGGTAAAAAGGCCGCTCCGCCGAGTTCAGGCACTTTCCCGACAACCGGCGTCGCATTTGTTTTTGTTCTTATCGGGGTGATTCTTATCGTCGGGGCGTTGACCTTTGTTCCCGCGCTTTTTCTCGGCCCCGTCGTTGAGCATGGTCTGATGCTGCGCGGAATGACATTCTAAAATCCAGGGATTACATATGACGACTAAATCCATAAATCTCCTCGGGGATGTTACCTTATGGCGTCGCGCTCTGCGTGATGCCGTTCTCAAGATGGATCCTCGTGAGCAGCGGAGAAATGTTGTCATGTTCATTGTCTGGATGGGGGCGGCGCTGGTGACACTTGCACTTTTTCGAAACGCGACTGCGTTCAATGTGCAGATCACATTGTGGCTGTGGTTCACGGTATTGTTCGCCAACTGGGCGGAGGCGTTGGCTGAAGGCCGCGGAAAAGCGCAGGCGGACGCGTTGCGAAAAACCCGCAGCAAGACGGTCGCCCGCAAAATAAGCGGGAGTGAAATCAAGACCGTTCCCGCTGCCGATCTTCGCGCCGGGGATATGGTGGTATGCGAGGCCGGGGACATCATTCCGGCGGACGGCGAGGTGGTCGAGGGAATTGCCACGGTTGATGAATCCGCGATCACCGGTGAATCAGCCCCGGTCATCAGAGAAAGCGGCGGCGACCGCAGCGCTGTTACGGGTGGAACGCGCGTGATCAGCGATCGCATTGTGGTGCGGGTCACCTCCCAGCCCGGCCATTCGTTCCTGGATAGAATGATTGCGTTGATCGAGAGCGCCAAACGCCAGAAGACGCCGAATGAGATTGCGTTGGCGGTGGTGCTGATAAGCCTGACTGTGCTCTTTATCCTTGTCGTCGTCACGCTTCCCGCGTTTGCATGGTACAGCGAGCAGGCCGCGCATCAGCCGGGGTCCTCCATAACAAACATAGCCGTCCTCGTTTCCCTTTTGGTCTGCCTGATGCCGACGACCATCAGCGGGCTGCTCAGCGCCATCGGGATCGGCGGCATGGACCGCATGATGCGCCACAATGTACTCGCCATGAGCGGCCGGGCGGTGGAGGCGGCAGGTGATGTTGACGTCATGCTGCTGGATAAAACCGGAACGATTACTCTCGGCAATCGTATGGCCACGGCTTTTATGCCTGTGACCGGGATTGAGGAAAGCGCGCTCGCTGATGCCGCGCAACTGGCCTCGCTTGCCGATGAAACACCGGAGGGCCGCTCCATCGCTATTCTCGCCAAAGAGCGCTATGGCTTACGGGGTCGGGAGGTTGCCGAGCCGCACGCAAAGTTCGTGCCGTTCAGTGCCCGGACACGTATGAGCGGCGTGGATTTCGTCGGGCCGGAAGGAAACATCACGCGCTCCATTCGCAAGGGGGCCGCCGAGGCGATGCGGCACTACGTGGAACAGGGGGGGGGGCTCTATCCCGCCACGGTGGCGGGAGGCGTGGAGCAGATCGCCCGAAGCGGCGGCACGCCGATTGTGGTAGCCGACGGCAAACGCGTTCTCGGCGTCGTTCATCTGAAAGATGTGGTGAAGGGCGGCATACGGGAGCGTTTTGCTCGCTTGCGCAAAATGGGAATCCGCACCATCATGATCACGGGTGATAATCCGCTGACGGCAGCGGCGATAGCAGCCGAGGCGGGCGTTGATGATTTTATGGCGGAGGCAAAGCCGGAAGACAAACTGAATCTCATCCGCATGGAACAAGCCAAGGGGCACATGGTGGCAATGATCGGGGACGGCACCAATGACTCGCCCGCCCTCGCGCAGTCGGACGTGGGTGTCGCGATGCATTCCGGAACCCAGGCCGCGCGCGAAGCCGGCAACATGGTGGATCTCGAAAGCAACCCGACCAAGCTCCTGGAAATCGTAGAAATCGGCAAGCAGATTCTGATGACGCGCGGAGCGCTCACGACATTCAGTTTCGCCAATGATGTTGCCAAGTATTTCGCGATCCTGCCCGCGATGTTCAGCACCCTGTACGCGGTGAAGGGGGGGGAGGGACCGCTTGCGAAATTGAATGTCATGCATTTGCATTCGCCCGAGAGCGCTATCTTAAGCGCGGTGGTGTTCAATGCACTGATTATCGTCGCATTGATCCCGCTCGCCCTGCGAGGCGTGAAATATCGCCCCATAGGCGCATCGGCCCTCCTCGTCAGGAACATGGTTATTTACGGACTGGGCGGTATCGTTGCGCCGTTCATCGGAATAAAGGTGCTTGACATGCTCCTTGTCGCGATGGGACTTGTGTAGCGCGGAGGTTATGACAATGATTTTTGCGAAGGCGCTTCGATTATTTCTTGTGTTGACGCTTTTGACCGGCGTGGTCTACCCGATCGGAATGACGATAATGGCGAAGATGCTTTTCCCCGAGCGTGCCGAAGGGAGTATTGTGAAATGGAAGGGCGTACCCGCTGGCTCCGCCCTCCTTGCGCAGAAGTTTGAAAGTCCCCGGTATTTTCATCCCCGCCCCTCGGCATGTGATTTCAACACGATCCCCTCCGGTGCCAGCAATCAGGGGCCGACAAGCACGGCGCTAAAAAAAGCAGTTCAGGAGCGCGCCGTGAATCTTCGTGCCGCTCACGCGTTGCATCCCGATGCCCCTGTCCCTCTCGATTTACTTTTTGCATCCGGAAGCGGGTTGGACCCGCACATCAGCCCGGCGGCCATGGCCTTTCAAATGGACAGGGTCGCCAGGGCGCGTGGGTTCACGCCCCCGCAGCGGGCACGGTTGGAGAAAGTCTCCCGGGAGCTGATCGAGCCGCCACAGTTCGGTTTCCTTGGTGAAGCCCGTGTCAATGTTTTGCTTCTTAATCTCGCCCTCGATAATCTATAATGAAGCCACATTATGAATGAAGAATTGCGGCCCAGTCCTGATGCATTGCTCTCGGCTATAAAACAGGCGGATGTGGAGCAGCGTCGCGGAAAGCTCACGATCTTCCTGGGCATGTGCGCCGGGGTGGGAAAAACCTATGCCATGTTGAAAGTGGCTCACCATCGTAAAACCGACGGGATCGCTGTAGCAATCGCGGTGGCGGAGACGCACGGCCGTTCGGAGACGGAGGTGCTGCTGGCCGGACTGCCGGTCATACCCCTCCGCCCCGTAGAGTATCATGGCGTCACGTTGCGCGAAATGGACCTGGATGCCGCTCTTCAGCGCAAACCCCAGCTCGTCCTGGTGGATGAACTGGCGCACACCAACGCACCCGGCAGCCGTCATCCCAAGCGCTATCAGGACGTTTTGGAGCTGTTGGACGCAGGGATCGATGTCTATACGACGCTTAATGTGCAGCATCTTGAGAGCCGCGTTGATGTGGTCCGGCAGATTACCGGCGTGGACGTTCATGAAACCGTCCCCGATTCAATTCTGGATCAAGCCGACAAGATACAACTGGTAGACCTGACCCCGGAGGAGTTGCGCGAACGTCTGGCTGAGGGCAAGGTGTATGTGGGCGAAATGGCGGAGACTGCCGCCGCTCATTTCTTCCGCGAGGAGAACCTGACGGCCCTGCGCGAAATGGCCTTGCGCATCACCGCGGAGCACGTCAGCCAGGATTTGCGCGACGCCATGGCGGTCCGCCAGATTACGGGACCGTGGCGAACCAATGCAAAACTCATGGTCGCCGTCGGGCCGAGCCCTTTCTCTGAGGAATTGATCCGCTGGACACGGCGCACTGCATCTGCACTGGACGCGCCGTGGGTTGCTGTCTATGTGGAGTCTGCCGTCTCCTTGAGCGAAGAGGAAAAACTGCGGCTTGCGAAGACTCTCTCCATGGCCCGGCAATTGGGCGCGCACGTGATCTCTACCGCCGGCCATGATCTTGTCAGCGCGCTTCTGCGCGTGGCGCGGGAAGAGAACGTTACGCAGATTGTAGTCGGCAAGCCTCCAGGGAGCCCCCTTATAGAATTCCTTAAGGGCGGATCGCTGGTGCAAAAGTTGATCCGTCGGAGCGGCGCTATTGACGTGTGCGTGGTGCGGGCTGAAGAAAGACAGGAGCGCCCGCGCCCATCAGCCTGGAAAACAATAAAATTCAGGCCATGGGCGATGGAAATCGGCATCGGGGCACTGTCGGTCGGCGCCGTCACCGGGATCTGCTGGCTGCTGAGGGAAATCACCGGTTACTGGGCAATCGCCTTGATCTATCTCACCCTGGTGGTTTTTCTCGCCACGAAACTGCGGCGTGTGACCATGCTGTTGATTGCCACCGCCAGCGCATTGCTCTGGAATTATCTTTTTATACCACCGGTGTTCACCTTCCGAATATCGCATTTTCCCGACGCACTGATGTTTGTCATGTACTTCATTGTCGCCCTGGTCATCGGCCAACTGACGGCCAGACTGCGCCTCCGGGAAATGGTTGAACGGAAGCGCGAGCAGCGCACCGCCGCTCTCTATCGTCTCGCACAAGGCGTGGTTGAGAGCACCACACTGGATGAGGGTCTGCGCAGGGCGATGCAGGAAATCCAGAGTGCATTCCATGCACAATCCGCCATCTTGCTGGTGGGAGAGAACGGTCAGCTCAGCGATCGTCCTCATCCTGCCAGCACCTGGCCTATGAGTGACAAAGAGAAAAGCTTGGCTATCTGGGCCTTAATGCATGGACAGCCTTCGGGCCGTTTTACCGACACGTTGCCCGAAGCCGATTCCCTGCATCTACCCCTGCAAACTACCAAGAACAAGGTGGGTGTTTTGACGGTTCATTTTCGTAACCGGCGGTCCCTGGCGCTGGATGAGCGCGAATTGCTGGAGACATTTGCGGATCAGATCGCGGTCATGATTGAACGCTATTGGCTGATCCAGCAGACCGGCCGCAGCCGCTTGATTGAAGAATCTGAGAAGTTATACAAAACCATTTTTGACTGCGTTTCCCACGAACTCAAAACACCGCTGGCCGTGATCCAGGCGGCTGCCGCCGAATTGGGTCTGATTTTTGATCGAATCAAAGAGGCTGGGGAGGGGAGAAATATTCTCAATGAAATCGAAACAGCGTCCCGCCGGCTGAGCGGAATTGTGGATAACCTCTTGAGCATGACGCGCATTGAATCAGAGCGGTACAGACTCGAACCGGCATGGTGCGACGTGGATGAAATCATCGATTCCGCGTGTCAGCAGGTGAGTGATCTGCTCGAACAACGCCGACTTTCCGTCATTGTGCCGGAAGATATGCCGTCCATCAAAGTGGATCCCGGTTTTGTGGAGCAAGCGCTGATCAATCTATTATCGAACGCCGCGTTGTACAGTCCTGCGGGTACGGAAATCAAGGTCGCTGCCCACATGGATGGCCCTCATCTCATCCTTCGGGTGATGGATGAAGGTCCGGGCCTCTCACCGGAAATGGCGAGCCGTGCTTTTGAAAAGTTCTATCGCGGCCCGAATGCGCCCCCCGGCGGAATCGGCCTCGGCCTGTCGATCGTACGCGGCTTGATACACGCGCTCGGTGGAGAGGTAGCGGCGGAGAACAATCCGGAGCGCGGCGCCACTTTCACCATGCGGATTCCGGTGGAAACAAGGATAATCACGGTGAGAACATGACGGGCGCAAAAGGCAAACCGGTGGCGCTTGTTATTGACGATGAAACCCAGATACGACGGCTTCTGCGAATAGCGCTTGAGGCGGAGGGATATGCGGTATATGAAGCGAAATCGGGGCAGGAGGGACTGACTACCGCTGTGTTCAGGCGCCCTGAGGTAATCATCCTTGACTTGGGCCTGCCTGACATGGATGGCACGGAGGTGCTCAAACGGCTGCGGGAATGGAGCAAGGTCCCTGTCTTGATCCTCTCTGTCAGGGAAGACGTGCAGGAGAAGGTCACCGCCCTGGACTTAGGCGCGGACGATTATCTGAGCAAGCCGTTCCATCCGGATGAATTGATGGCGCGCCTGCGCGTGCTCCGCCGTCATTCACCCTTAGAACCTGAAGAGCCTGTATTTGAATCCGGGCTGTTGCGTATTGATTATCTCTCGCGGAGAGTGACTGTACACGGCAAGGAAATTCACCTGACAGCGACGGAGTACACCCTGCTCCGAGTATTGGCCCGGCATGAGGGGAGGGTGGTAACGCACCGTCAGTTGTTGCGCGAGGTCTGGGGCCCTAACGCAGAAGAACGGTCGCAATATCTGCGCGTGTACATGAACCATCTCCGCAAGAAAATCGAGGCGGATCCGACACAGCCGAGTATGATCAAAACGGAGTCCGGTATCGGCTATCGTATGATATCTGAAAAGGTCTGATCTCTTGGAAGGATGACCTCGAAATCGCAGGGGGGGAGAGTGTATTTGTTATATACGGACCGGATCGGCGCGAATACGCAAACAGAATTCCGCTACAGCTCACCCCAATCTTTTAATGATGGAAAAAACCATCCGTAATTGATCCCGCGCCATCACGCCCATGTCAATCGCGTCAGAGTGGCTCACCCAGTTCAGCGCGTACTGGCAGAGGAAGAGGCCGTTCCACGCAATGAAGCCCGCCGCGAGTATGACGGCGAGCACCCCGATTCCTCTCGCGCGCATCCACTCGTAGACCGCGGCCATGCCGAGGGCGAGTATCGGGAGGCAGTTGTCAAACCTCCTCGCGCCGAAGCCTGTCCCCGCCCACCAGTCATCCACGATCGAATTGAGGTAGAGCTGCAGGATGAACACCATGAGGAGCGAGAGGCCGAGGAGCCTCTCCCTTTTGAGAAAGGCGGGCAGGCCTGCGAAGCCGAGGATGAGGGCAGGAGTCCAGCTCAGGAGGCCATGCCGGGAGGAGAAGAGCACCTCCAACGCGGCTGGCCGTCCCCAGTGGAGAAAGCCTACCCCCTGGGGGATTGTCAGGCATGAGCCATAGGTTAACTTCCACATATATATCTGAGGGGAGAAGGCGGCGAGGGCGCACGCCCCCATGAGCAGCGCGCCGGGGAGCCTGTGACCGGCGGGGATCTTCTGCGCTCCGCCCAGTGCCCCCAGGATCGGAACACAGAGGAAGATGATATTCTGCGTCCGCACGAGCGCCATCAGGCCTCCGGCAGCTCCAAGGAGGCACCAGTACGGGATGGTCCCGCGATCCCTCGCCTTCAGCCAGAGCCAGATGAAGAGGCTCACCGAGAAGAAGGATTGCGCATGGGACATCGAGGGGTAGAGGAAGAGGTAGGCGGGAAGAAACGAAGCCAGCCATATAGTGAGGACGGAGAGGAGGGAGGCGAACGTTGAAAAATAGCGCGAGCAGATAAGGAAGAGGAGGATGATACCCAGAAAGCAGTAGAGGTGCGTCCCGATCGCGATCGCCAGCGTGTAGGGAGCGGAGTAGCCGTCAACCGCGATACTCATGCCGCTCGCGTTCATCCGGCTGGCGGTCACATGCCCCAGAAAGAAGAAGGGGGACCAGAGGAGCGCGCAGCCCACGGGCGTGTGGTTCCACGCGTAGCCGGTGGAGGTGGTGATGATCTCGACCGGTTCGCGGCTTCCCGGGTAATTGAAGTAGTGTTCGAGTTCGTTGGCGGTATTGACGTCGCCGTCGAACCATGCGGAACGCAGGTATGCATAGAGACGGGCGCCGTCGCCATGCACGATCGTGTCGCGATGGATGAGCCGGCCCGCTGTGCCGGACGCGATTACCCTCGCGGTCGCAAGGTTGAAGGCGGTCAGCATGGCCGCGAACACGACGGTCAAAACCAGGAGCGCACCCTTGTGACCTGTTTCCATAATGGGAACCCCCATGTATATGTGTGAACTAATCAAACCGTCTTTATGCTGTCCGGAAACTTCGCGCATTCTTCTGGCCGGGCGTCCTTCCAACGCTGTTTCGCCGATTCCCCGGTTCGCCCACTCTCCGGTTCGGTCGATTCCTTTCAGTCCAGGTCGATTGGCCGGATCGGCCTGCCGGTATCTCCGGATTCCTCGACCTCTTTCTTTTTCTCGCGGAAGGTTTCCTCAAGGCGCTTCAGCTTGTGCTTTTCCTTTTCCTGCGCCGCCTTGAATTTCTCTTCCGTCAGGGCCGCGCTGCATTTGGCCGCCTGCACCGCATCCGCCAGCGCGTCTCCGGATTTGGTTTTGTCCCTCGCCTCAAAATGGCGGATGACCTTGCCGTTTTCGGTATTCACCTCGAGCATCCCCTTGCACATGGGGCACGTGACATAGACCGTCCGCTCTTTGGGCATGGCACCCTCCGCGAGTCGAAATTAGATACTGCGAGTTTGTAATGCCTCAGATACAGGGTGTGCGACAAAGTTTTCGCCACTGATTTTCACGGATGATTGACGGATATGCACGGATTGATTATGGTATGTATCCGCGCGCATCCGTAATAATCAGTGTACATCCGTGGTAAAACCCCATAACTGGCACATCATGCTAGTTTAAGCATGCTAGTTTAAGCTTTACACCTTGTGCTTTTCACTGTAGTTAAAACACTCTCACCGCGGTTGATTTAAAGGTCACATACACGATCTCTCCCGGCTGGAGCGCCATTTCCCTGAACGACTGTTCGGTCACCAGGACGCAAAACTCGACGCCGGCGGCCACCACGAGCCTCACCCGGTGGCCGTGCGTGCTCGAGGAAACGAGCCGACCCGCGAACGAGTTGCGCGCGCTCGAGTGGAGCTCCATCCTGGAGACGATGATATTCGTGGGATCGATCGCGACATGCACGCTCCCCGAGAGAGTGGTGTCAGCCTCGATCTGCACTCCCCCCCTCAGGGAGATTATCGTGAGGCCGTTGCGTTCGCCGGTAACCGTCCCCCGGAAGATATTCTCCGGGTGCGCCGGCACGGGCCTGCCCCGGATGATCGAAACGACGCGCGTGGAGAGGCGGTATGCCTGTTCGAGGTTGTGGGTGGCGAATACAACCGTGAAATTGTTCGTGTCGCTGAGAGAGGCGATCAGCGTCTCGATCCGGGCCGCGTTGTCGCTGTCAATATTCGCCGTCGGCTCATCGAGGAGGAGAATTCGCGGCTCCACCACGAGCGCCCGCGCAATGGCGACCATCTGTGCCTCGCCGTCCGAGAGCTCCCTCGCATTCCTCCGGCCGAATCCTTCGATACCGGCCTGTTTCAATGCGCGGTCAATTCTCGCCGTGCGCGCTGCGCGGGGGGTGCCTCTGAATTTGAGGCCGTAACCGACATTCTCCTCAACCGTCCCCTGGAACAGGAACGGCCTTTGTGTGACCATGGTGACCGCGCGGCGCCATTCCGCCGGGGCGGCGGAGGACAGTCCGAGCGCCATGCCCTCCATGCTGATGCTCCCCCGGTCGGCCTGCCTGAGGCCCGCGACCAGGCCGAGCAGTGTGCTCTTACCCGAGCCGTTGGGGCCGAGGAGCGCCGTGATTGTCCCCTCCGCGATCTCGAGCTGCTCGACCGCCAGGGTGAAGGCGCTCCCGTATGATTTGACCAACCCTTCGATCCGGAGCATGGTCCGCCTCATGTATCTCTTCGCCGCACTATCTTACCTTCGCTGGAGGCATTGGAAAAGTATATTAATGCCGAACGCCACGGCGAGGAGAATGAGGCCGAGGGCGATCGCGAGGGCGAACTCGCCGCGCCCGGTTTCGAGGGCGATGGCAGTTGGAATATTGCGGGTGTAGAATCTGATGTTTCCGCCCAGCATCATCGAGACCCCCACCTCTGCGAACACGCGGCCGAATCCCGCGATGATCGCCGCGAACAGCGCAAAGCGGCCTTCACTCAGAACGACGCGGGCCGCCTGCCGTTCGCTCGCCCCGAGGGTGAGCGCGGTGTCACGGGCGCGCGTGTCCACGTGCTGTACCGCTGAGATGCTGAGGGCGGTGATGATGGGAAGGGCGAGGACGAATTGCCCGATGATCATCGCGAGCGGCGTGAAGAGCAGGTTGAGCGAGCCGAGCGGCCCCTGGCGCGACAGGACGGAATAGACCATGAGGCCGACGACCACCGTGGGGAGGGCGAGGAGGGTATTGAAGACCGTGATGACGAGTCCCTTCCCGTGGAACTCGCGGGACGCGATTGAGAAGCCGAGCGGGACTCCGACTGCGGAGGCGATGAGCGTTGAGGCGGTGGCTATTTTGATTGAAACGAGAGAGATCCCCAGCACCTCGGGGTTGCAGTGGAGTATGAGGCGGAGCGCCTCGCGGAAACCGTCAATGAGGTAGCTCAATCCCCCGCGCCTCCTGATATGCGTTGGGGTGGAACAGGACGGAACCCTTCTTTTTAAAGTCCCCGATCATATTTTGGCCCTCGGGCGAGGTCAGCCAGCCGATGAGGCACATTGCGTGAATATAGCCCACGTGACGATGACGCGCGGGACTCACGGCGATGATCGCGTATTGATTCAGCAGGCGGCGGTCCCCCTCGCAGAGAATCCGGAGCTCCACCTTATCCGAAAACGCCGTGTAGGTGGCCCGGTCCGCGAGGCAGTATCCCTTCTTCTCGTCGGCGATGGTGAGTGTTGCGCCCATCCCTTGGCCTGTCTCCATATACCATGTGCCTTTGGGCGCGATGGCGGCTTCTTTCCAGAGCGCCTTTTCCTTCTCGTGTGTCCCGGAACCGTCGCCGCGGGAGACAAATGGCGCTTTCGCGCCCGCAATAGCCTTG
This portion of the Candidatus Auribacterota bacterium genome encodes:
- a CDS encoding glycosyltransferase family 39 protein is translated as METGHKGALLVLTVVFAAMLTAFNLATARVIASGTAGRLIHRDTIVHGDGARLYAYLRSAWFDGDVNTANELEHYFNYPGSREPVEIITTSTGYAWNHTPVGCALLWSPFFFLGHVTASRMNASGMSIAVDGYSAPYTLAIAIGTHLYCFLGIILLFLICSRYFSTFASLLSVLTIWLASFLPAYLFLYPSMSHAQSFFSVSLFIWLWLKARDRGTIPYWCLLGAAGGLMALVRTQNIIFLCVPILGALGGAQKIPAGHRLPGALLMGACALAAFSPQIYMWKLTYGSCLTIPQGVGFLHWGRPAALEVLFSSRHGLLSWTPALILGFAGLPAFLKRERLLGLSLLMVFILQLYLNSIVDDWWAGTGFGARRFDNCLPILALGMAAVYEWMRARGIGVLAVILAAGFIAWNGLFLCQYALNWVSHSDAIDMGVMARDQLRMVFSIIKRLG
- the kdpB gene encoding potassium-transporting ATPase subunit KdpB, coding for MTTKSINLLGDVTLWRRALRDAVLKMDPREQRRNVVMFIVWMGAALVTLALFRNATAFNVQITLWLWFTVLFANWAEALAEGRGKAQADALRKTRSKTVARKISGSEIKTVPAADLRAGDMVVCEAGDIIPADGEVVEGIATVDESAITGESAPVIRESGGDRSAVTGGTRVISDRIVVRVTSQPGHSFLDRMIALIESAKRQKTPNEIALAVVLISLTVLFILVVVTLPAFAWYSEQAAHQPGSSITNIAVLVSLLVCLMPTTISGLLSAIGIGGMDRMMRHNVLAMSGRAVEAAGDVDVMLLDKTGTITLGNRMATAFMPVTGIEESALADAAQLASLADETPEGRSIAILAKERYGLRGREVAEPHAKFVPFSARTRMSGVDFVGPEGNITRSIRKGAAEAMRHYVEQGGGLYPATVAGGVEQIARSGGTPIVVADGKRVLGVVHLKDVVKGGIRERFARLRKMGIRTIMITGDNPLTAAAIAAEAGVDDFMAEAKPEDKLNLIRMEQAKGHMVAMIGDGTNDSPALAQSDVGVAMHSGTQAAREAGNMVDLESNPTKLLEIVEIGKQILMTRGALTTFSFANDVAKYFAILPAMFSTLYAVKGGEGPLAKLNVMHLHSPESAILSAVVFNALIIVALIPLALRGVKYRPIGASALLVRNMVIYGLGGIVAPFIGIKVLDMLLVAMGLV
- the kdpC gene encoding potassium-transporting ATPase subunit KdpC, with the protein product MTMIFAKALRLFLVLTLLTGVVYPIGMTIMAKMLFPERAEGSIVKWKGVPAGSALLAQKFESPRYFHPRPSACDFNTIPSGASNQGPTSTALKKAVQERAVNLRAAHALHPDAPVPLDLLFASGSGLDPHISPAAMAFQMDRVARARGFTPPQRARLEKVSRELIEPPQFGFLGEARVNVLLLNLALDNL
- a CDS encoding sensor histidine kinase KdpD, translated to MNEELRPSPDALLSAIKQADVEQRRGKLTIFLGMCAGVGKTYAMLKVAHHRKTDGIAVAIAVAETHGRSETEVLLAGLPVIPLRPVEYHGVTLREMDLDAALQRKPQLVLVDELAHTNAPGSRHPKRYQDVLELLDAGIDVYTTLNVQHLESRVDVVRQITGVDVHETVPDSILDQADKIQLVDLTPEELRERLAEGKVYVGEMAETAAAHFFREENLTALREMALRITAEHVSQDLRDAMAVRQITGPWRTNAKLMVAVGPSPFSEELIRWTRRTASALDAPWVAVYVESAVSLSEEEKLRLAKTLSMARQLGAHVISTAGHDLVSALLRVAREENVTQIVVGKPPGSPLIEFLKGGSLVQKLIRRSGAIDVCVVRAEERQERPRPSAWKTIKFRPWAMEIGIGALSVGAVTGICWLLREITGYWAIALIYLTLVVFLATKLRRVTMLLIATASALLWNYLFIPPVFTFRISHFPDALMFVMYFIVALVIGQLTARLRLREMVERKREQRTAALYRLAQGVVESTTLDEGLRRAMQEIQSAFHAQSAILLVGENGQLSDRPHPASTWPMSDKEKSLAIWALMHGQPSGRFTDTLPEADSLHLPLQTTKNKVGVLTVHFRNRRSLALDERELLETFADQIAVMIERYWLIQQTGRSRLIEESEKLYKTIFDCVSHELKTPLAVIQAAAAELGLIFDRIKEAGEGRNILNEIETASRRLSGIVDNLLSMTRIESERYRLEPAWCDVDEIIDSACQQVSDLLEQRRLSVIVPEDMPSIKVDPGFVEQALINLLSNAALYSPAGTEIKVAAHMDGPHLILRVMDEGPGLSPEMASRAFEKFYRGPNAPPGGIGLGLSIVRGLIHALGGEVAAENNPERGATFTMRIPVETRIITVRT
- the kdpA gene encoding potassium-transporting ATPase subunit KdpA, which gives rise to MKSIDIIQASFYFGSLTILTPLLGSHIFRVLGRERRDVATPFARLDNGLLRLVGADPSHEMTWKEYALSLLSFNGIGFLFLLILQMFQAAMPLNPQKLPDVPFWLAFNTAISFITNTNWQAYSGESVMSYLTQMAGLCVQNFLSAATGMAVLLALARGLKRQSAKTVGNFWVDVTRTTVYVLLPLSIVLSVLLVGQGVVQSLSPYISIKTLERGSQVIPLGPAASQIAIKQLGTNGGGFFGVNSAHPFENPTPFSNFLEMLAILLIPAASTYMFGRMVGSRRHGMCLLAAMLAILMTGLGAAWWSETRVNPIVRNPAWLEGKETRFGVMNSILWGCATTAASNGSVNAMHDSMSPLAGMVPMFNMMLGEVVFGGVGAGLYGMVLFVILTVFLTGIMVGRTPEYLGKKIEAREMVWAIIGILLPSAMILAGSAVACLLPEGRSSVANGGPHGLSEILYAFTSASQNNGSAFAGLNANTVFYNGGLALAMLIGRFGVIIPVLAIAGLLVGKKAAPPSSGTFPTTGVAFVFVLIGVILIVGALTFVPALFLGPVVEHGLMLRGMTF
- a CDS encoding response regulator; the protein is MTGAKGKPVALVIDDETQIRRLLRIALEAEGYAVYEAKSGQEGLTTAVFRRPEVIILDLGLPDMDGTEVLKRLREWSKVPVLILSVREDVQEKVTALDLGADDYLSKPFHPDELMARLRVLRRHSPLEPEEPVFESGLLRIDYLSRRVTVHGKEIHLTATEYTLLRVLARHEGRVVTHRQLLREVWGPNAEERSQYLRVYMNHLRKKIEADPTQPSMIKTESGIGYRMISEKV